One Methanobacterium bryantii genomic window carries:
- a CDS encoding alpha,alpha-trehalose-phosphate synthase (UDP-forming), whose protein sequence is MTYDTQEQINQFLEDKNLIVASNRGPVEFHIKEGKTEMKRGGGGLVSTLLPFMTRVKGSWVASAMTEGDRKIAAEHKKCMVPIPEDNPDFCVSFVVVDPEIYKDYYSVISNPLIWFVQHYMWNTPYMPEIDDNIHKAWHDSYVYVNQQFAERIIEEVKLSEKKPLIMLQDYHLYTCPSYIREKLGDIFLSHFIHIPWPQSEYFSILPEYMQEAIIKGLLSNDIIGFHLEKYARNFLYTCEPYVDKVDYKTDTIWYEGRRIFVKNYPISVDDKKLIENAKSPEVIKKEELIKKIKGDNFLLYRTDRADLSKNIIRGFKAYELFLQKHPEFHGKVIFLSTGMPTRQQIKEYCDYRDESYRIIDSINERYSKDSWVPIKQIFKADYGLVTAAFKHYDCLLVNPIVDGMNIVAKEGPVVNENNGVLIMSNGAGSYEELKDYSIIVNAYDISQTADAIYRAIMMSKHERQRLIEGLKKTVRERNVYIWMQEQFNDIRNLF, encoded by the coding sequence ATTACATATGATACTCAAGAACAGATAAACCAATTCTTAGAAGATAAAAATTTAATTGTTGCATCAAATAGAGGGCCCGTTGAATTTCATATTAAAGAAGGAAAAACTGAAATGAAAAGGGGAGGAGGAGGATTAGTATCTACTCTACTTCCATTTATGACCCGTGTTAAGGGATCATGGGTTGCAAGCGCCATGACTGAGGGAGATAGAAAAATAGCAGCAGAGCATAAGAAATGCATGGTGCCAATTCCCGAAGATAATCCTGATTTTTGTGTTTCTTTTGTTGTTGTGGATCCAGAAATATATAAAGATTATTACAGTGTAATAAGCAACCCTCTCATCTGGTTTGTGCAGCACTACATGTGGAATACACCTTATATGCCAGAAATTGATGACAATATCCATAAAGCATGGCATGACAGTTATGTATATGTAAACCAACAGTTTGCAGAGAGAATTATAGAAGAAGTGAAATTAAGTGAAAAAAAACCTCTAATTATGCTTCAGGATTATCATTTATATACATGTCCCAGTTATATACGAGAAAAACTTGGTGATATTTTTTTAAGCCATTTTATCCATATTCCCTGGCCTCAATCCGAATATTTTAGTATTCTTCCAGAGTATATGCAGGAAGCCATTATTAAAGGGCTGTTATCCAATGACATAATTGGATTTCATCTGGAAAAATACGCCCGGAATTTTCTATATACCTGCGAACCGTACGTAGATAAAGTAGATTACAAAACAGATACAATATGGTACGAAGGGCGTAGAATTTTTGTAAAGAATTATCCAATATCCGTTGATGATAAAAAACTCATAGAAAATGCAAAAAGCCCAGAAGTAATAAAAAAAGAGGAATTAATTAAAAAAATTAAGGGAGACAATTTTTTATTATATAGAACTGATAGGGCCGACTTAAGTAAAAATATAATCCGTGGATTTAAAGCATATGAACTATTTTTACAGAAGCACCCTGAATTTCATGGAAAAGTGATATTTCTATCAACTGGGATGCCTACAAGACAGCAGATAAAGGAATACTGTGATTATAGAGATGAATCTTACAGAATAATTGATTCAATAAATGAAAGGTATTCCAAAGATAGTTGGGTGCCAATTAAACAGATTTTTAAGGCAGACTATGGGCTTGTAACTGCGGCCTTTAAACATTATGATTGTTTACTTGTAAACCCCATTGTAGATGGTATGAATATCGTTGCCAAAGAAGGACCCGTAGTAAATGAAAATAATGGTGTTTTAATAATGTCAAATGGTGCAGGTTCCTATGAAGAGCTTAAAGATTATTCTATCATTGTGAATGCTTATGATATCAGCCAAACAGCAGATGCAATTTATCGGGCCATTATGATGAGCAAACATGAACGACAAAGACTTATTGAAGGGCTTAAAAAAACTGTCAGGGAAAGAAATGTTTATATCTGGATGCAAGAACAGTTTAACGATATTCGTAATCTATTTTAA
- the serA gene encoding phosphoglycerate dehydrogenase: protein MKVIIADQINEKGIKELEDVADVVVNTSITQEELIKEIKDFDAIIVRSRTKVTRAVIEAAEKLKIIARAGVGVDNVDMAAATEKGIMVVNAPESTSITVAEHTMGLIMALIRKISIADKSVKEGRWEKSKFMGIELNGKTLGIIGLGRIGTQVSIRAKAFGMEILVYDPYVTEEAGAEIGVRVVDLEYLLKNSDVMTIHVPLTPETKHLISKKEFEMMKENAFIVNCARGGIINEDDLYEALKNNIIGGAGLDVFETEPPKDSPLLTLDNIVVTPHIAASTKEAQRDAAIIVANEVKKVFMGEAPKNVLNMPVLDPETFHAIKPYLKLSEKLANFLIQAAKGNITEVNITYCGELADFPRVDVISRTILKETLNSILTEPVNMINAPTIAKNRGIVITESKRSEAEGYKSLIKIEIKSDEGELSIEGNATREPRIVRIDKYWVNVKPEGTMVIARYKDIPGSIGTIGTKLGEHGINIAKMQVGRQAPSEEAVMVLTVDQKVPVDVIDEIRALEHVYDAVYVQL, encoded by the coding sequence ATGAAGGTAATCATAGCTGATCAAATAAATGAAAAAGGAATTAAAGAGCTTGAAGATGTGGCAGATGTTGTAGTAAACACTTCCATAACTCAAGAAGAGCTCATAAAAGAAATTAAAGATTTTGATGCTATTATTGTTAGAAGTAGAACCAAAGTAACTCGTGCTGTAATAGAAGCAGCAGAAAAGCTTAAAATTATAGCGAGAGCAGGTGTTGGTGTAGACAACGTTGATATGGCTGCTGCTACAGAAAAAGGAATAATGGTAGTTAATGCGCCGGAATCAACCTCTATAACTGTTGCAGAGCACACAATGGGACTTATAATGGCACTTATAAGGAAAATTTCAATTGCAGATAAGTCCGTAAAAGAAGGAAGATGGGAAAAAAGCAAATTCATGGGTATAGAACTGAATGGTAAAACCCTTGGTATTATAGGCTTAGGGAGAATTGGAACCCAGGTTTCCATAAGGGCAAAAGCATTTGGAATGGAAATTCTTGTTTACGACCCATACGTAACTGAAGAAGCAGGAGCAGAAATAGGAGTTAGAGTTGTAGACCTCGAATACTTACTTAAAAATTCAGATGTCATGACAATACACGTTCCACTTACTCCTGAGACAAAACATCTCATATCCAAAAAAGAATTTGAAATGATGAAAGAAAATGCTTTCATAGTAAACTGTGCACGGGGAGGTATAATAAACGAAGATGACCTCTATGAAGCACTCAAAAATAATATAATTGGTGGGGCAGGACTTGATGTGTTCGAAACAGAACCTCCAAAAGACAGTCCTCTTTTAACACTTGATAATATAGTTGTAACTCCTCACATTGCAGCATCAACTAAAGAAGCACAAAGAGATGCCGCAATAATCGTTGCAAACGAAGTTAAGAAAGTTTTTATGGGTGAAGCACCTAAAAACGTTTTAAACATGCCAGTTTTAGATCCAGAAACATTTCACGCCATAAAACCATATTTAAAACTTTCTGAAAAATTAGCTAATTTCTTAATTCAGGCTGCAAAAGGCAACATAACTGAAGTTAATATAACCTACTGCGGAGAACTAGCTGACTTCCCACGGGTAGACGTAATAAGCCGGACAATTTTAAAAGAAACATTAAATTCCATACTTACTGAACCTGTAAACATGATCAATGCACCTACCATTGCTAAAAACAGGGGCATTGTCATCACAGAAAGTAAAAGAAGCGAAGCAGAAGGATATAAAAGCCTTATAAAAATTGAAATTAAGAGCGATGAAGGCGAACTAAGCATTGAAGGTAATGCTACAAGAGAGCCAAGGATTGTAAGGATTGACAAATATTGGGTCAACGTAAAACCTGAGGGAACAATGGTAATAGCCAGATACAAAGATATTCCGGGAAGTATAGGTACCATTGGAACAAAACTGGGCGAACACGGAATAAACATAGCTAAAATGCAGGTCGGTAGACAGGCACCTAGCGAAGAAGCTGTAATGGTTCTAACAGTGGATCAAAAGGTTCCAGTAGATGTAATTGATGAAATCAGGGCATTAGAGCATGTTTATGATGCGGTATATGTCCAGTTATAA
- a CDS encoding Mov34/MPN/PAD-1 family protein: MKLNNLLGKLLGTSKYQFEEVHVESQVIDEIINISKEAYPNEFMALLEGKVKEKILKITGLVFLPVETSQEGAVMQVFMQPLSTNSVGSVHSHPGPSASPSDADLNFFASKGFFHMIIAEPYDRESIRAYDSFGNMADYRII; the protein is encoded by the coding sequence ATGAAGCTGAATAATTTACTTGGGAAACTTCTTGGAACGTCTAAGTACCAGTTTGAAGAAGTGCATGTGGAAAGTCAAGTTATAGATGAAATAATAAATATTTCAAAGGAGGCATATCCTAACGAGTTCATGGCACTTTTAGAGGGAAAAGTAAAAGAAAAAATACTTAAGATAACTGGTTTAGTATTTCTTCCAGTTGAAACTTCTCAGGAAGGTGCTGTAATGCAGGTATTCATGCAGCCTTTAAGCACCAATTCAGTGGGATCTGTTCACAGCCATCCGGGCCCTAGTGCTAGCCCATCTGATGCAGATCTGAATTTTTTTGCATCAAAAGGATTTTTCCACATGATAATTGCAGAGCCTTATGACCGTGAAAGTATCAGGGCTTATGATTCCTTTGGTAATATGGCAGATTACAGGATAATTTAA
- a CDS encoding tRNA(His) guanylyltransferase Thg1 family protein — protein MRECEIFSSLKVPCGSKIVIRIDGRTFSKLSYDLKFKKPYDDQFKDIMVKTCEDFFKEFSPALIYTFSDEINILLSEIPFGGRIEKLDSVFASFITGSFTKNLSKTTKKPISFDSRVIPLSEKGTVNYFKERQDEAWRNCINGYAYWTLRKEYTKGETMEILREKKSSGLHDILFERGINLAELPAWQRRGMGIYKKEEIIEGYNPVKDEKVKSVRKKIFVDEDLPIFNAEFFSEKLIL, from the coding sequence ATGAGAGAATGTGAAATATTTTCCAGTTTGAAGGTTCCCTGCGGATCCAAAATTGTTATAAGGATTGATGGAAGGACATTTTCTAAATTATCATACGATTTAAAGTTTAAAAAACCTTATGATGACCAGTTTAAAGACATAATGGTCAAAACATGTGAAGATTTTTTTAAAGAATTCAGCCCTGCACTTATTTACACATTCTCTGATGAGATAAACATTTTATTATCTGAAATTCCCTTTGGGGGAAGGATTGAAAAGCTGGACTCAGTTTTTGCAAGTTTTATTACAGGAAGTTTCACAAAAAACCTGTCAAAAACAACAAAGAAGCCTATTTCATTTGATTCCCGCGTAATCCCACTTTCAGAAAAAGGCACTGTAAACTATTTTAAAGAAAGGCAGGATGAAGCCTGGAGAAACTGCATCAATGGATATGCTTACTGGACTTTAAGAAAGGAATATACTAAAGGCGAGACCATGGAAATTCTAAGAGAGAAAAAAAGTAGCGGGCTCCATGATATCCTGTTTGAAAGAGGTATAAATCTAGCTGAACTTCCAGCATGGCAGAGAAGAGGTATGGGAATCTACAAAAAAGAAGAAATAATTGAAGGATATAACCCTGTTAAAGACGAAAAAGTAAAATCTGTGCGGAAAAAAATCTTTGTTGATGAAGATCTGCCTATATTTAATGCTGAATTTTTCAGTGAGAAACTAATTTTATAG
- a CDS encoding aspartate dehydrogenase: MKVGIIGCGAIANIMTNFAVEGKLGVDLKFFYDKDIERAENLALQVDGTVVLEIEDMLDKVDLVIEAASPHAVGEVIPQVLESGKNVLIMSVGALMDFELKDRLEKIATSTGAKIYAPSGAIVGLDGIKAASIGKISEASLITRKPPRSLGIKTDGETILYEGKASEAVKEFPTNINVAAALSIACGIDIDVKIIADPSVDRNMHEVHVVGDSGEFTTITKNVRCSMNPKTSVLAAYSAIKLLRRLNENIIVGT; encoded by the coding sequence ATGAAAGTAGGAATTATAGGATGCGGGGCCATAGCTAACATCATGACCAATTTTGCAGTTGAAGGTAAATTAGGCGTTGATTTAAAATTCTTTTATGATAAAGACATTGAGAGGGCAGAAAATTTAGCCCTTCAAGTTGATGGAACAGTGGTTCTTGAAATTGAAGATATGTTGGACAAAGTTGATCTGGTAATTGAAGCTGCTTCACCTCATGCCGTTGGAGAAGTTATCCCTCAAGTACTGGAGAGCGGAAAAAATGTTCTCATAATGAGTGTTGGAGCTTTAATGGATTTTGAACTTAAAGATAGGCTTGAAAAGATTGCAACTTCAACAGGAGCTAAAATATATGCCCCTTCAGGCGCTATAGTAGGTTTAGATGGGATTAAAGCAGCTTCCATTGGAAAAATATCAGAAGCCTCGCTTATTACCAGAAAACCTCCCAGATCACTTGGAATTAAAACAGATGGGGAAACTATTCTTTATGAAGGAAAAGCATCAGAAGCTGTTAAAGAATTCCCTACCAATATAAATGTAGCAGCAGCCCTGAGTATTGCCTGTGGAATAGATATTGATGTTAAAATAATAGCAGACCCTTCAGTTGATAGAAATATGCATGAAGTTCACGTTGTCGGAGACTCAGGTGAATTTACAACTATCACCAAAAATGTTAGGTGCTCCATGAACCCTAAAACAAGCGTTTTAGCCGCATATTCTGCAATTAAACTTCTGAGAAGATTAAATGAAAATATAATTGTAGGAACATAA
- a CDS encoding PRC-barrel domain-containing protein, giving the protein MVDLSSLYNLDVYTTRGKYVGRVQDVVLNIKKGRVSVLKTRVMAPDKVKSVGIRDVIKTSMRFVPEVDEVRPLKEEGNIDIQYDRVQAVGDIILISPEVSTTPAAATTSK; this is encoded by the coding sequence ATGGTCGATTTATCTAGCCTATATAATTTAGATGTATACACAACACGTGGAAAATACGTTGGAAGAGTTCAAGACGTGGTATTAAACATTAAAAAAGGAAGGGTATCAGTTCTTAAAACAAGAGTAATGGCACCAGATAAAGTAAAAAGTGTTGGAATAAGGGATGTTATTAAAACCAGCATGCGCTTTGTTCCAGAAGTAGACGAAGTAAGACCTTTAAAAGAAGAAGGCAACATAGACATACAGTACGACAGAGTACAAGCTGTAGGAGATATTATTTTAATAAGTCCAGAAGTATCGACCACACCAGCAGCAGCAACCACATCAAAATAA
- a CDS encoding tRNA-binding protein, whose amino-acid sequence MWDTSNDYRLLICEKSVDLFLRTIEGANLRGRWNKRDVRQIARDMIPEIQSMYYSYVEPADLAKMPQIESLKEKAGKIIENFGGEKWYSHFLDMVNKEEKIKLEEAIAKIRFFLDTVLNLDKRLALGPIDDPIVAIDIKVGDIVSAGEHPGADSLLVCNVNIKRVITVVTNDLEVKESNKVAVAMLPPTSFMGITSEGMFLGAGEGVLKNVEGEIGGMPKGIPLEALNEARNFVEDFIKK is encoded by the coding sequence ATGTGGGATACAAGCAATGATTACAGATTATTAATATGTGAAAAGTCAGTAGATCTTTTTTTAAGAACCATAGAAGGAGCCAATTTAAGGGGAAGGTGGAATAAACGAGATGTTCGGCAAATAGCCCGAGATATGATCCCTGAAATTCAATCCATGTACTATTCTTATGTTGAACCTGCTGATTTAGCCAAAATGCCTCAGATTGAATCTTTAAAAGAAAAAGCAGGGAAAATAATTGAAAATTTCGGTGGGGAAAAGTGGTACAGCCATTTTTTAGATATGGTAAATAAGGAAGAAAAAATTAAATTAGAAGAAGCTATCGCTAAAATCCGTTTCTTTTTAGATACAGTTTTAAATTTAGATAAAAGATTGGCTCTTGGGCCAATAGATGACCCTATAGTTGCCATTGATATTAAAGTTGGGGATATTGTAAGTGCTGGAGAACATCCCGGTGCAGACAGTCTCTTAGTTTGTAATGTAAATATCAAAAGAGTCATAACAGTTGTAACTAATGATTTAGAAGTTAAAGAATCTAATAAGGTCGCTGTGGCAATGCTCCCACCGACAAGCTTTATGGGAATTACAAGTGAGGGAATGTTTTTAGGTGCCGGAGAAGGCGTTTTGAAAAATGTTGAAGGAGAAATAGGTGGAATGCCAAAAGGAATTCCTCTGGAAGCGTTGAATGAGGCCAGAAATTTTGTTGAAGACTTTATAAAAAAATAA
- a CDS encoding PAS domain-containing sensor histidine kinase, translating to MKNGIKTKEQLICDLERALQDGNVELEQIAEYVVSLSKNNEKLRNEIKEYKRTENALRESEEMFRLLYENSPLPYQSLDCNGNFIEVNQAFLDAMGYAKEEIIGHPFTDIMAPECAYTFKKRFKRFNELGYMRKSEFKLLCKDNTQITILIDGNIEYAADGTFKQTHCVWIDITDRKQWEEALIESEDRYRFLYEHNPSMYFTVDCEAVILSVNQFGAEQLGFTVHELVGQSVLKVFHEKDKKDAILNIKRCVKNIGQLFHWELRKVRRDGSMIWVKETARAVKETGGKITILIVCEDITELKELESILMETQDTLELKVHERTKELSRCNIRLESDITEIKRIERALRESEEKFRALAENSPDVISRLDKELRYKYVNHGSKTLGLSSENLIGKKIEDITPLNGIAKIWVENARKVLKTGEIQEMEYEFPSIHGLKFFHSYMVPEYDDGEIESLLVISHDVTQRRQLEEELKEIVKELRHSNEELQQFAYVVSHDLQEPLRTISSFTQLIERRYKNKLDSDADEFIEYIVVAAKRMQTLINDLLNYSRVATKKGFELTDMGDVLKSALNNLNTAIYENNAEITYENLPKIMAEPGQMIQLFQNLIGNAIKFRKPEVPPKINIKVCKDKNKEEYIFSIQDNGIGMEQQYAERIFTIFQRLHTKEEYEGTGIGLAISKKVVELHGGRIWVESKPERGSTFYFTVPANYL from the coding sequence ATGAAAAATGGGATTAAAACTAAAGAACAACTTATCTGCGACCTGGAAAGGGCATTACAAGATGGAAATGTTGAACTGGAACAAATTGCAGAATATGTGGTTAGTCTTAGTAAAAACAATGAAAAATTGAGGAATGAAATAAAGGAATATAAACGCACTGAAAATGCACTTCGAGAAAGTGAAGAAATGTTCCGGTTGTTATATGAAAATTCTCCTCTTCCATACCAATCATTGGATTGTAATGGTAATTTTATCGAGGTAAATCAGGCATTTCTTGATGCTATGGGTTATGCCAAGGAAGAAATCATTGGACATCCATTTACAGATATAATGGCTCCTGAATGCGCATATACATTTAAAAAACGTTTTAAAAGATTTAATGAATTAGGATATATGCGGAAATCAGAATTCAAGCTTTTATGTAAAGATAATACTCAAATAACTATACTGATTGATGGTAATATTGAATATGCAGCAGATGGTACTTTTAAGCAAACTCACTGTGTATGGATTGATATCACGGATCGGAAGCAATGGGAAGAGGCTTTAATAGAAAGCGAAGATCGGTACCGATTTTTATATGAGCACAATCCTTCAATGTACTTCACTGTGGACTGCGAAGCTGTAATACTGTCTGTAAACCAGTTTGGAGCTGAACAATTAGGATTTACAGTTCATGAGTTAGTTGGACAATCTGTATTAAAGGTGTTCCATGAAAAAGATAAAAAAGATGCTATCTTAAATATAAAACGCTGTGTTAAGAATATTGGACAATTATTCCACTGGGAACTGCGAAAAGTTCGTAGGGATGGCAGTATGATCTGGGTTAAGGAAACAGCACGTGCAGTAAAAGAAACTGGTGGGAAGATTACGATATTAATTGTATGTGAGGATATCACTGAACTTAAAGAGTTAGAAAGTATTTTAATGGAAACACAGGACACTTTGGAGTTAAAAGTCCACGAACGTACTAAAGAACTTTCAAGATGTAACATAAGACTGGAAAGCGATATTACTGAGATTAAAAGAATAGAAAGAGCTTTAAGGGAAAGTGAAGAAAAATTCAGGGCTCTTGCAGAGAATTCTCCCGATGTTATTTCAAGATTAGACAAAGAATTAAGGTATAAATATGTCAATCATGGTTCCAAAACTTTGGGATTATCCTCTGAGAATTTAATTGGTAAAAAAATTGAGGATATAACTCCATTAAATGGAATTGCTAAAATATGGGTGGAAAATGCCAGAAAGGTTTTAAAAACTGGAGAAATACAGGAAATGGAATATGAATTTCCTTCAATCCATGGATTAAAATTTTTTCATTCATATATGGTCCCAGAATATGATGATGGTGAAATAGAGTCATTACTTGTAATAAGTCATGATGTTACACAACGAAGACAGTTGGAAGAAGAATTAAAAGAAATTGTAAAAGAATTAAGGCATTCTAATGAAGAACTGCAGCAGTTTGCTTATGTAGTATCCCATGATCTTCAAGAACCTCTCAGGACGATTAGCAGTTTTACCCAGTTAATTGAAAGGCGTTATAAGAATAAGTTAGATTCGGACGCTGATGAGTTTATTGAGTATATTGTAGTTGCTGCAAAAAGGATGCAAACTTTAATTAATGATCTCCTGAACTACTCGCGTGTAGCAACAAAAAAAGGGTTCGAACTGACAGATATGGGAGATGTTCTTAAATCTGCTTTAAATAACCTTAATACTGCCATTTATGAAAATAATGCTGAAATTACCTATGAAAACCTTCCAAAAATAATGGCTGAACCCGGGCAGATGATTCAATTATTCCAGAATTTAATTGGAAATGCCATTAAATTCAGGAAACCAGAAGTCCCACCTAAAATCAATATAAAAGTCTGTAAAGATAAAAATAAGGAGGAATACATTTTCAGTATTCAGGATAATGGGATAGGGATGGAACAACAGTACGCAGAGCGTATTTTTACTATATTCCAGAGACTACATACCAAAGAAGAATATGAAGGTACAGGGATAGGTCTGGCTATTAGTAAAAAAGTGGTGGAACTTCACGGCGGGCGAATATGGGTTGAATCTAAACCTGAAAGAGGTTCAACTTTTTATTTTACGGTTCCTGCCAATTATCTTTAA
- a CDS encoding lactaldehyde dehydrogenase, with protein sequence MDMLINGKLIDKPEKIEIRNPFNNKVIDRVPQGNHEDVKNALAAANRAKKTLNDLSSREISESLYGIHEELSKNSKSLAKLITLDCGKPIKDSIEEVNRSIQTILLSAEESKRIYGETIPMDACAGGENVIGFTMRLPLGVVAAITPFNYPLNLAIHKVAPAIAAKNSVVLKPSMKAPLTALKMAEIMDFYLPEGALNAVTGHGRTIGDEIVTSPVVNKISFTGSVEIGEHISKHAGMKKLTLELGGNDPLIVLEDADIEKAAEAAVRGSYLNAGQVCIGVKRVILDNKIADEFIQKFVSNTKKLVTGDPMDPETDVGPLINKGAAIEVENRVNESVNDGAELLCGGKRGGTLYMPTILDNVDSKMKIVQYETFGPVSPIIRINGIDEAVKVANNTKYGLQAGIFTNNINNAMKAVKEIEAGGIIVNKPSTYRMDNMPFGGCKMSGLGKEGIKYAIEDMTKTKIVVINPL encoded by the coding sequence ATGGATATGTTAATAAATGGGAAATTAATAGATAAACCAGAGAAAATAGAAATTAGAAATCCGTTCAATAATAAAGTAATAGATAGAGTGCCTCAAGGAAATCATGAAGATGTAAAAAATGCACTTGCTGCGGCAAACAGGGCCAAAAAAACCTTAAATGATCTTTCATCCCGTGAAATATCAGAAAGTTTATACGGAATTCATGAAGAATTATCAAAAAATTCAAAATCCCTTGCAAAATTAATAACCCTTGACTGCGGTAAACCGATTAAAGATTCAATAGAGGAAGTGAATCGTTCCATACAAACTATTCTACTTTCAGCAGAAGAATCAAAACGCATATACGGCGAAACAATACCTATGGATGCCTGTGCCGGCGGAGAAAATGTGATTGGTTTTACAATGAGGCTCCCCCTAGGTGTGGTTGCTGCTATAACTCCTTTTAATTATCCTTTAAACCTGGCAATTCATAAAGTGGCGCCAGCAATTGCAGCTAAAAACAGCGTGGTTCTAAAGCCATCCATGAAAGCGCCGCTTACTGCGCTGAAAATGGCCGAAATTATGGATTTTTACCTTCCAGAGGGGGCTTTAAATGCTGTAACCGGGCATGGGAGAACTATTGGTGATGAGATTGTAACAAGCCCTGTTGTAAATAAGATCTCGTTTACTGGAAGTGTGGAAATCGGCGAACATATATCTAAACATGCAGGGATGAAAAAATTAACACTTGAACTTGGGGGAAATGATCCACTCATTGTACTTGAAGATGCAGACATAGAAAAAGCAGCTGAAGCAGCTGTAAGAGGTTCTTATCTTAATGCAGGCCAGGTTTGCATTGGAGTAAAGCGCGTGATTCTTGACAATAAAATAGCGGATGAATTTATCCAGAAATTTGTAAGTAACACTAAAAAACTTGTTACTGGAGACCCTATGGATCCTGAAACAGATGTAGGTCCTTTAATAAATAAAGGAGCAGCAATTGAAGTTGAAAACAGGGTAAATGAATCCGTAAACGATGGGGCAGAGCTTTTATGCGGTGGAAAGCGTGGAGGGACTTTATACATGCCAACAATCCTGGACAATGTTGATTCTAAAATGAAAATAGTGCAGTATGAAACATTCGGTCCCGTCTCTCCAATAATCCGTATAAATGGAATTGATGAAGCAGTAAAAGTTGCAAATAACACCAAATATGGATTACAGGCAGGAATATTCACAAATAACATTAACAATGCCATGAAAGCTGTAAAAGAGATAGAAGCCGGAGGAATTATAGTAAACAAACCCTCCACATACCGTATGGACAACATGCCTTTTGGAGGCTGTAAAATGAGCGGTTTAGGTAAAGAAGGCATAAAATATGCCATTGAAGATATGACTAAAACTAAAATTGTGGTTATTAACCCTCTTTAA
- a CDS encoding class III signal peptide-containing protein, producing MGMLKEESGQGAAELILIFGGIIVIAIIAAIYYRNYLVGMGSEINKTDVKNINDSLTNLANKFNSN from the coding sequence ATGGGAATGCTAAAAGAAGAAAGTGGGCAAGGTGCAGCTGAACTTATACTAATTTTTGGAGGCATAATTGTAATTGCAATTATAGCAGCAATTTATTACAGGAATTATTTAGTAGGAATGGGTAGCGAAATTAACAAGACTGACGTGAAGAATATCAATGATTCCCTAACAAATTTAGCCAATAAATTCAACAGTAACTAA